A region from the Anaerobacillus sp. CMMVII genome encodes:
- a CDS encoding sugar ABC transporter permease: MKTKRKLVSKLKHQIDYIKKNYILYLLIAPAIILTIIFKYVPMYGATIAFKDFSPMRGIMGSEWVGFKHFTTFLESPNFLNIFMNTLKLSSFELLIGFPIPIILALMLNQLRRAKVKKNIQLVLYAPHFISVVVVSGMVFLFLSPAGPINAILTIFMDKPVSFMSNPDSFRSIYILSGVWQGAGWASIIYVAALANVDPQLHDAATVDGASLLQRIWHIDIPTLKPVMAVLFILAAGGIMAIGFEKAYLLQTSMNIPTSEIIPTYVYKRGLLAGDYSFATAVGIFNAIINVFLLLFVNQVVKKLNEGEGLL, encoded by the coding sequence ATAAAAACTAAAAGAAAACTAGTTTCAAAATTGAAGCATCAAATCGATTATATAAAGAAGAATTATATCCTTTATTTGCTTATTGCTCCAGCTATTATTCTTACAATTATTTTTAAGTATGTTCCGATGTATGGGGCAACAATTGCATTTAAGGATTTTAGCCCAATGAGAGGAATTATGGGCAGTGAGTGGGTGGGCTTTAAGCACTTTACAACCTTTTTAGAGTCACCAAATTTTCTAAATATTTTTATGAATACGCTTAAATTAAGCTCTTTTGAATTGTTGATAGGTTTTCCGATCCCGATCATCTTAGCGTTGATGCTTAATCAGTTGAGGAGAGCAAAGGTTAAAAAGAATATTCAATTAGTTTTATATGCACCGCATTTTATTTCCGTAGTAGTAGTTTCAGGGATGGTATTTCTTTTTCTATCACCGGCAGGTCCAATTAATGCAATATTAACGATTTTTATGGATAAGCCAGTTTCGTTCATGTCCAACCCAGATTCGTTTAGGTCGATTTACATTTTGTCTGGAGTATGGCAAGGGGCAGGCTGGGCATCAATCATTTATGTTGCAGCACTTGCCAATGTTGACCCTCAGTTACATGACGCGGCAACCGTTGATGGTGCTTCCCTATTACAACGTATTTGGCATATAGACATACCAACGCTGAAGCCTGTGATGGCAGTACTTTTTATTTTGGCAGCAGGTGGAATCATGGCAATTGGTTTTGAAAAAGCATATTTATTGCAAACATCAATGAACATCCCTACATCTGAGATTATTCCAACTTATGTTTATAAAAGAGGTTTACTTGCAGGGGATTATTCATTCGCTACGGCTGTTGGTATATTTAACGCTATTATAAACGTGTTTTTATTACTGTTTGTTAACCAAGTAGTTAAGAAGTTAAATGAAGGTGAAGGTCTGTTATAG
- a CDS encoding carbohydrate ABC transporter permease: MNNSKGDRMLLLINQVLLGVIVLVVLAPLLYVLLASFLQPNVLISKGFSFSATDWTLEGYKRIFSDGTILRGFFNSLLYATTFTIVTVTVSVLAGYSLSNDDLVGKKAFMIFFLITMFFNGGLIPTYLVIRDLGMLNTIWAIVLPNAISVWFIILARTYFKAIPKELKEAARIDGASEFGIFIKIILPLSKPIIFVLALYAFIGQWNAYFDAMIYLDDRELFPLQLVLRSILIQNEVQPGMISDQLAMAELQKISEMIKYSSIVIASLPLLIMYPFFQKYFEKGVMVGSLK, encoded by the coding sequence ATGAACAACTCAAAAGGCGACCGTATGCTGTTATTAATCAATCAAGTGTTATTAGGTGTCATTGTACTTGTTGTTCTAGCCCCACTTTTATACGTATTACTGGCATCATTTTTACAACCAAATGTGTTAATTTCAAAAGGGTTTTCTTTCAGTGCAACTGACTGGACCCTCGAAGGCTACAAACGAATTTTTAGTGATGGGACGATACTGAGAGGGTTCTTTAATTCATTATTGTATGCGACTACCTTTACGATTGTAACGGTAACAGTCTCGGTTCTAGCAGGATATTCGTTGTCGAATGATGATCTAGTAGGTAAAAAGGCGTTTATGATCTTTTTTCTAATAACGATGTTCTTTAATGGGGGACTAATCCCAACATATTTAGTTATTAGAGATTTAGGAATGCTTAACACGATTTGGGCAATTGTACTTCCAAACGCGATCTCTGTTTGGTTCATCATTTTAGCAAGAACGTATTTTAAAGCTATTCCGAAAGAATTGAAGGAAGCAGCTAGAATTGATGGAGCATCAGAGTTTGGCATCTTCATAAAAATTATTTTACCTTTATCAAAACCGATCATTTTTGTGTTAGCTTTATATGCCTTCATTGGACAATGGAATGCATATTTTGATGCAATGATTTATCTTGATGATCGGGAACTTTTTCCTTTGCAATTAGTTCTTCGTTCAATACTCATACAAAATGAAGTGCAACCTGGTATGATTAGCGACCAGCTAGCAATGGCAGAATTACAAAAGATTTCAGAGATGATTAAATACTCTTCCATCGTTATTGCCAGCTTACCATTATTAATAATGTATCCTTTTTTCCAAAAGTATTTTGAGAAAGGCGTTATGGTAGGTTCATTAAAATAA